From the genome of Patescibacteria group bacterium, one region includes:
- the dxs gene encoding 1-deoxy-D-xylulose-5-phosphate synthase, with protein sequence MLLEKIKNPNNLKKFSVSELDEIAKELRETIISTVAVNGGHLASNLGVVELTLALHYVFDSPLDKIIWDVGHQSYVHKLLTGRYDEFPTLRMHRGISGFPKITENEHDAFGTGHSSTSISAALGILEGRDQNKERFKVIAVIGDGALTAGLAFEGLNHAGQSKKDLIVILNDNEMSISPNVGALSAYLRRIMMSNGYNKFRKETRDLLKRIPHIGEPVLKIAQKAEDTVKGASIPGVLFEELGFEYIGPLDGHKVGDLISVIRSYKDVKGPVLIHVITKKGKGYDAAEKNPEIFHSAGPFDIKSGKMHASSGQSYSNIFGNYLAELAEKDKRIVAITAAMTDGTGLTEFAKRFPDRIYDVGIAEPHAATFAAGLATQGLKPVVAIYSTFLQRAYDEIIHDICLQNLPVVFAIDRAGIVGNDGPTHNGSFDFSFLRHIPNLVLMAPKDGHELKQMLRTALSLNKPVAIRYPRGSEAENKKDTLLDIIPVGKSEVLREGKDLLLIAIGSTVETAISAAGKLSEKGIDTCVINARFVKPLDTEMINSKSEQIKKVIVIEENSVMGGFGSAILEQFADNNITDIKIKLIGIPDSFIEQGTQSILRQKLGLDVEGIVKESLLLIEKNHK encoded by the coding sequence ATGCTGTTAGAAAAGATAAAAAACCCGAATAACTTGAAAAAGTTTTCTGTTTCAGAATTGGACGAAATAGCAAAAGAATTGAGAGAAACTATCATCAGTACTGTAGCCGTTAACGGCGGACACCTTGCTTCAAACCTAGGCGTAGTTGAACTTACGCTGGCTCTTCATTATGTATTTGATTCACCGCTGGATAAAATCATCTGGGATGTCGGTCATCAATCTTATGTTCATAAACTGCTGACCGGACGATATGACGAATTTCCTACTTTAAGAATGCACCGGGGGATTTCCGGTTTTCCAAAAATTACTGAAAATGAGCATGACGCGTTTGGTACCGGACACAGCTCAACTTCAATTTCGGCTGCCTTAGGGATATTGGAAGGCAGAGATCAGAACAAAGAACGTTTTAAGGTAATCGCCGTAATCGGTGACGGTGCACTGACCGCTGGACTTGCCTTCGAGGGTTTGAATCATGCGGGACAATCAAAAAAAGATCTGATCGTCATACTGAATGACAACGAAATGTCGATCTCTCCGAATGTTGGCGCTCTTTCCGCGTATTTGAGAAGGATTATGATGAGTAACGGTTATAATAAATTCCGGAAAGAAACCCGCGACCTACTGAAAAGAATTCCGCACATCGGTGAACCGGTGTTGAAGATTGCGCAGAAAGCGGAAGATACAGTGAAGGGGGCATCTATTCCCGGTGTCCTGTTTGAAGAATTGGGGTTTGAATACATCGGCCCTTTAGACGGGCATAAAGTAGGCGACTTAATATCTGTCATCAGATCCTACAAAGACGTCAAAGGTCCTGTCCTGATTCATGTAATAACAAAAAAAGGTAAAGGATACGATGCGGCGGAAAAAAATCCGGAGATTTTTCACAGCGCCGGGCCGTTTGACATCAAATCCGGTAAAATGCACGCTTCTTCTGGGCAGTCGTATAGTAATATTTTCGGCAACTATCTGGCTGAACTGGCAGAAAAAGATAAACGGATCGTGGCCATTACCGCCGCCATGACTGACGGCACGGGGCTGACTGAATTCGCCAAAAGATTTCCGGACCGGATATACGATGTCGGTATCGCAGAACCGCATGCCGCCACATTTGCCGCCGGACTGGCCACGCAGGGGCTTAAACCGGTTGTAGCAATTTATTCTACTTTCCTGCAAAGAGCATACGACGAAATTATTCATGATATCTGTCTACAAAATTTGCCGGTTGTCTTTGCTATCGACCGGGCTGGAATTGTCGGCAATGACGGCCCGACGCATAACGGCAGTTTTGATTTTTCCTTTCTCAGGCATATCCCCAATCTGGTTTTAATGGCGCCAAAAGACGGCCATGAACTGAAACAGATGCTTAGGACAGCCTTGTCTTTAAACAAGCCTGTAGCCATCAGATACCCAAGGGGAAGTGAAGCAGAAAATAAAAAAGATACATTATTAGATATTATACCTGTCGGTAAATCTGAAGTTTTGCGAGAAGGCAAAGATCTGTTATTAATCGCCATCGGGAGCACGGTTGAAACCGCAATTTCCGCAGCAGGGAAGCTTTCAGAAAAAGGGATTGATACTTGTGTGATCAATGCCCGATTCGTTAAGCCGCTCGATACTGAAATGATTAATAGCAAATCAGAACAGATAAAAAAAGTAATCGTCATTGAAGAAAATTCCGTAATGGGCGGGTTCGGCAGCGCTATCCTGGAACAATTTGCGGATAATAATATTACGGATATAAAAATAAAACTGATCGGCATCCCGGACAGTTTCATCGAACAGGGCACGCAAAGCATTCTTAGGCAAAAATTAGGACTGGATGTTGAAGGAATAGTAAAAGAATCATTGTTACTAATAGAAAAAAACCACAAATAG
- a CDS encoding type IV pilus twitching motility protein PilT: protein MKLTDLLLIAVNKRASDLHIAVGKPPILRIDGALAPIEDQEPITPENAQNIVFDILSDIQKERLIKDREIDVSYEIPDISRFRVNIHWEKGNIGLVARVVTSLTPTMEELEMPKVVYDLLDQKQGLILVTGPTGCGKSTSLAAMINYINTTRAANIITLEDPIEFIYKPKKSIIKQRQLGSDMLSFADALKHVLRQDPNVILVGEMRDLDTIAATITLAETGHLVLATLHTYSAAQTVDRIIDVFPPYQQSQVRLQLSMFLKGVISQQLVPKASKGRVASREILINTPAISNLIRENKIAQIKTVIQTGVANGMKTMDQDLKRLYKEGLITDEIAKSYMTNPETLK, encoded by the coding sequence ATGAAACTGACTGATTTATTGTTAATTGCTGTTAATAAAAGAGCTTCCGATCTGCATATCGCGGTCGGGAAACCGCCTATTCTGCGAATTGACGGAGCGCTTGCTCCGATCGAAGATCAAGAACCGATTACTCCGGAAAATGCACAGAACATAGTTTTTGATATTCTGTCCGATATACAGAAAGAGCGTCTGATAAAAGATCGGGAGATTGATGTGTCATATGAAATTCCGGACATATCCCGTTTTCGTGTAAACATTCACTGGGAAAAAGGCAATATCGGATTGGTCGCCAGAGTCGTGACTTCACTCACCCCCACCATGGAAGAACTTGAGATGCCAAAAGTTGTTTATGATTTACTTGATCAAAAACAGGGCTTGATTCTTGTAACCGGACCTACAGGCTGCGGAAAATCAACTTCACTGGCTGCGATGATCAATTATATTAATACTACCAGAGCAGCAAACATTATTACCTTGGAAGATCCGATCGAATTTATCTATAAACCTAAAAAAAGTATTATTAAACAAAGGCAGCTTGGTTCGGATATGCTTTCCTTTGCTGATGCATTGAAGCACGTGCTACGGCAAGACCCGAATGTAATTCTGGTCGGTGAGATGCGCGACCTGGACACCATTGCTGCCACCATCACACTCGCAGAAACAGGGCATTTAGTGCTGGCAACTTTGCACACCTATAGCGCCGCTCAAACAGTTGACCGTATCATCGACGTATTTCCTCCATACCAACAGTCCCAAGTCAGACTGCAGCTTTCCATGTTTCTAAAAGGTGTTATTTCTCAACAACTTGTTCCAAAAGCAAGCAAGGGTCGCGTTGCATCCAGAGAAATCCTAATTAATACCCCTGCGATCAGTAATCTGATCAGAGAAAATAAGATTGCTCAGATCAAGACCGTCATTCAGACCGGAGTTGCCAATGGAATGAAAACAATGGATCAAGATTTGAAGCGACTATATAAAGAGGGTCTGATCACGGATGAGATTGCCAAATCCTACATGACAAATCCGGAAACATTAAAATAG
- a CDS encoding leucyl aminopeptidase, which produces MKIAKYNRSLLEIKAQALVLFLFEEKLLSQEVLHIDRELEDILQTVVREEKFEAKKGETVEVNTGSKLGFTRVLLVGLGKKKDLSPTVLKRGMGIAIRTLAKSTVSKVAVFLPKITGLKLSADKIAESLVIGAMTAEYQFSEYKTVKKDLPHRVTELDFYTNYPDKLFVKGLKDGEIIASAVNRARDYGNHPSNKANPSYLVEMAHEVAKIPKVRCRILGKEEMKQKKMEAILAVSQGTQHPPKFIILEYKGKPDSKEWMVLVGKGITFDSGGISIKPGEKMEEMKFDMAGGAAVISAIEAIANLKIVINCVALIPATENLPSSQAYKPGDIIGSAAGKTIEVINTDAEGRLILADALHYAKSYKPKVVIDFATLTGACVYALGTHVSGMMGNDIKLMQKVKQAGEVSGDRVWELPLWEEYSKQIKSDIADVRNTGTGYGGGAITAAAFLQEFISDYKWAHLDIAGTAWSTEEKPYLGKGATGVGVALAVELVRKWK; this is translated from the coding sequence ATGAAAATTGCCAAATATAACCGATCATTACTCGAAATAAAAGCGCAGGCGCTGGTACTTTTTTTGTTTGAAGAGAAACTGCTTTCTCAGGAGGTGTTACATATTGACCGGGAGCTGGAAGACATTTTGCAGACGGTTGTAAGGGAAGAAAAATTTGAAGCGAAAAAAGGAGAGACGGTTGAGGTGAATACTGGCTCAAAGCTTGGGTTTACCCGCGTACTGCTTGTCGGTCTGGGAAAGAAAAAAGATTTATCACCGACGGTACTAAAAAGAGGTATGGGTATCGCGATCAGAACTCTGGCGAAAAGTACGGTCAGTAAAGTTGCCGTGTTTCTGCCGAAGATAACAGGATTGAAACTGTCGGCAGATAAAATTGCCGAATCGCTTGTGATCGGTGCGATGACGGCGGAATACCAATTCTCTGAGTATAAGACTGTTAAGAAAGATCTACCGCACCGGGTTACTGAACTTGATTTCTATACAAATTACCCCGACAAGTTGTTTGTGAAGGGGTTAAAAGATGGTGAGATTATTGCTTCAGCGGTTAATCGCGCCAGAGATTATGGTAATCATCCTTCAAATAAAGCGAACCCCAGCTATTTAGTGGAAATGGCGCACGAAGTCGCGAAGATTCCAAAAGTACGGTGCAGAATACTGGGTAAGGAAGAAATGAAACAAAAAAAGATGGAAGCGATCTTGGCGGTTTCGCAAGGGACGCAACATCCGCCGAAATTTATTATTTTAGAATACAAAGGAAAGCCCGATTCCAAGGAGTGGATGGTACTCGTTGGTAAAGGAATTACTTTTGACAGTGGTGGAATTTCGATCAAACCCGGAGAAAAGATGGAGGAAATGAAATTTGACATGGCTGGTGGTGCGGCAGTAATCAGCGCTATCGAAGCTATTGCGAATCTTAAGATAGTAATTAATTGCGTAGCATTAATACCGGCAACGGAGAATCTTCCTTCGAGCCAGGCTTATAAACCGGGTGACATAATCGGTTCGGCAGCCGGGAAAACTATTGAAGTAATTAATACGGATGCCGAAGGCAGATTGATTTTAGCTGACGCCTTACATTATGCAAAAAGTTATAAACCAAAAGTGGTTATAGATTTTGCAACTTTAACCGGGGCATGTGTTTACGCATTAGGGACGCATGTTTCAGGAATGATGGGTAATGATATTAAATTAATGCAAAAAGTAAAACAGGCAGGTGAGGTATCCGGAGATAGAGTATGGGAGTTGCCATTATGGGAAGAGTATTCAAAGCAGATAAAGAGTGATATCGCAGATGTTCGAAATACCGGAACCGGTTATGGAGGTGGCGCAATCACTGCCGCCGCTTTTCTCCAGGAATTTATTTCAGATTACAAATGGGCTCATCTTGATATCGCTGGTACTGCCTGGAGTACAGAAGAAAAACCTTATCTGGGCAAAGGAGCAACCGGCGTCGGGGTCGCGCTTGCTGTTGAGTTGGTCAGAAAGTGGAAATAA
- a CDS encoding class I SAM-dependent methyltransferase, with protein sequence MVSIKSPLRKILHPIRKNAITIGNRLRYGQGATYRPDKYWNDRLTQYGFDKRGVGNIAQSVEENNQVYTEARNTFLAVCQESSVDFNQTRWLDIGCGTGFYASALQSAGVKDYTGVDITDTLMPELRRQYSDYHFEKLDVSTQEIKGRYDAIIMIDVTQHIVDPEKFSYAMQNIHQHLNNGGIFVVTSWLDASARDSFYEKSRSQEAYQREFPNEVFSQSRPFRDKHIFTIHKSI encoded by the coding sequence ATGGTTTCAATTAAATCCCCACTTCGAAAAATATTACATCCCATCCGAAAAAATGCCATAACCATCGGTAACAGACTCCGCTACGGTCAGGGAGCAACATACCGGCCGGATAAATATTGGAACGATCGATTAACTCAATATGGATTTGATAAACGAGGTGTCGGAAACATTGCGCAGTCTGTTGAAGAGAATAACCAGGTATATACTGAAGCTCGCAATACTTTTCTGGCTGTATGCCAAGAATCATCAGTTGATTTCAATCAAACACGCTGGTTAGACATTGGTTGTGGCACCGGTTTCTATGCATCAGCGCTACAATCTGCAGGAGTTAAAGATTATACCGGTGTTGATATTACAGATACTTTAATGCCTGAATTGCGCCGGCAATATTCAGATTATCATTTTGAAAAACTGGACGTTTCAACTCAGGAGATCAAAGGTAGGTATGACGCAATAATTATGATTGATGTTACTCAACACATTGTAGATCCGGAAAAATTTTCTTATGCCATGCAAAATATTCATCAACATCTGAATAATGGGGGAATTTTCGTTGTAACCTCTTGGCTGGACGCTTCAGCACGCGACAGTTTTTACGAAAAATCCCGCTCTCAAGAAGCATATCAAAGAGAGTTCCCAAACGAAGTATTCAGCCAATCACGGCCATTTCGTGACAAACACATTTTTACAATTCATAAATCAATATAG
- a CDS encoding DNA alkylation repair protein, protein MNEKMNLNELRKELHIHSDPKQAQNLLRFFKTGKGQYGENDKFLGIKVPNQRIIAKKFKQIDLKSVEKLLQSKWHEERLTALHILNLKYNSAGKAEQKNIFDLYFKNVKHINNWDLVDSSAPYFVGHYLFDRNRGMLYKLVKSGNLWERRISIMATYYFIRQGQFEETLKLARILLEDEHDLIQKAVGWMLREIGNRNMPAEEQFLKKNYHRMPRTMLRYAIEKFPDKKRKGYLYGNQ, encoded by the coding sequence ATGAACGAGAAAATGAATCTGAATGAATTAAGAAAAGAACTCCATATACATAGTGACCCCAAACAAGCCCAAAATCTTTTGAGGTTCTTTAAAACCGGAAAAGGGCAATATGGAGAAAATGATAAATTTTTGGGGATCAAAGTCCCTAATCAGAGAATTATCGCAAAAAAATTTAAACAAATTGATTTGAAGTCCGTTGAAAAACTATTACAATCCAAATGGCATGAGGAACGACTGACTGCGCTTCATATATTGAATCTGAAATATAACAGCGCTGGCAAAGCGGAGCAGAAAAACATCTTTGATTTGTATTTCAAAAATGTAAAACACATTAATAACTGGGACCTGGTAGATTCATCCGCGCCGTATTTTGTCGGGCATTATTTGTTTGATAGGAATCGGGGCATGTTATATAAACTGGTGAAATCCGGCAATCTGTGGGAACGGCGGATTTCTATAATGGCGACTTACTATTTCATAAGACAAGGGCAGTTTGAAGAAACGCTGAAACTTGCTAGAATACTGTTAGAGGACGAACACGACTTAATCCAGAAAGCGGTGGGTTGGATGCTCCGGGAGATTGGCAATAGAAATATGCCTGCGGAAGAACAATTCCTGAAGAAAAACTACCACAGAATGCCCCGTACTATGCTGCGCTATGCAATAGAGAAATTCCCAGATAAAAAAAGAAAAGGATACTTATATGGAAATCAATAA
- a CDS encoding response regulator — protein MENKKRILIIEDEVALLYALQSKLTMEGFEVEAYSTGKEGLKAIKQKKFDLLILDIILPDTDGFEILKTVKSDPKTKDIPAVIISNLSEKSNISRGISLGAKDYLPKSEYHLNDIVDKIRASME, from the coding sequence ATGGAAAACAAGAAAAGAATACTAATAATTGAAGATGAAGTTGCTCTTTTGTATGCACTACAGTCAAAACTGACTATGGAAGGCTTTGAAGTGGAGGCGTATTCTACCGGCAAGGAAGGATTAAAGGCAATCAAACAAAAAAAATTTGATTTACTGATTTTAGATATTATTCTGCCGGATACGGATGGATTTGAGATTTTAAAGACAGTTAAAAGCGATCCGAAAACAAAAGACATTCCGGCGGTGATTATTTCTAATCTGTCAGAAAAGAGTAATATCAGCAGGGGTATCTCTTTGGGTGCGAAAGATTATCTGCCGAAGAGCGAATATCATTTAAATGATATAGTGGATAAAATCCGGGCCTCAATGGAATAA
- a CDS encoding HAMP domain-containing sensor histidine kinase encodes MEDKKKSNFFKSVRFVKQCREEGLSLWECPNFLFVFTGIISLFSISGTYYLASFYFPPEVVIIWIAFVSFVMVIISFLVNQGMTKIMQAKKKLKQNNQELEKALQESREAKKMQDDFTTMLVHDMRSPLEAVRMIIELLNEQEQTPGKEMVKAHQSIDHSITNMLNLITNLLDVARFDRGKFIIHKQIGDIQTNIKIQKENYKVLAAGKGIKLNMQIAENLPSVPFDEYSINRVIANLLVNAIKFTPANGEITLQAVYVNKGKHIEEIAERSGIKWFITAMSPQILDIRNSVLIAVTDNGIGIAKQKISSLFLSFSQVINTQGQLKTGIPIGTGLGLAIAKVIIKGNDGIINVESVEEEGSTFYFTLPTA; translated from the coding sequence ATGGAAGACAAAAAAAAGTCAAATTTTTTTAAATCAGTACGGTTTGTCAAACAGTGCCGGGAAGAAGGACTCTCGCTTTGGGAGTGCCCGAATTTTTTATTTGTTTTTACCGGAATTATTTCCCTGTTTAGTATTTCCGGGACGTACTATTTAGCCAGTTTCTATTTTCCTCCGGAAGTTGTGATAATTTGGATTGCCTTTGTTTCATTTGTAATGGTTATCATCTCTTTCCTTGTTAATCAGGGGATGACCAAAATAATGCAGGCGAAGAAAAAATTAAAACAAAATAATCAGGAATTGGAAAAAGCACTGCAAGAATCACGAGAAGCAAAAAAAATGCAGGATGATTTTACAACCATGTTAGTACATGATATGCGGTCTCCGCTGGAAGCCGTCCGGATGATAATTGAACTTTTAAACGAGCAGGAACAGACACCTGGGAAGGAAATGGTGAAGGCACATCAGTCAATCGATCACAGTATCACAAATATGCTGAATCTGATTACTAACTTATTGGATGTGGCACGTTTTGACCGGGGAAAGTTTATTATTCATAAGCAGATAGGGGATATCCAGACGAATATTAAAATTCAAAAAGAAAACTATAAAGTTCTGGCAGCTGGGAAAGGAATAAAATTGAATATGCAAATCGCGGAGAATCTTCCTTCTGTTCCTTTTGATGAGTATTCGATTAATCGGGTAATTGCCAATTTATTAGTGAACGCAATAAAATTTACTCCGGCCAACGGAGAAATAACTCTGCAGGCTGTATATGTTAATAAAGGAAAACACATCGAAGAAATTGCTGAACGATCTGGCATCAAATGGTTTATTACAGCTATGTCACCGCAAATTTTAGATATCAGAAACTCCGTATTAATAGCAGTCACGGACAACGGGATCGGGATTGCCAAACAAAAAATTAGCAGTTTATTTTTAAGTTTTTCACAAGTTATCAATACGCAAGGACAGCTCAAAACTGGAATACCGATCGGTACCGGACTGGGTCTTGCAATTGCCAAAGTGATTATCAAAGGCAATGATGGCATTATTAATGTCGAATCGGTTGAGGAAGAAGGAAGTACTTTCTATTTCACGCTTCCAACGGCTTAA